The following are encoded together in the Arcobacter aquimarinus genome:
- a CDS encoding putative DNA modification/repair radical SAM protein, translated as MKTDIYEKMEILSNSAKYDVSCSSSGVETSFKKGELGATHTSGICHTFTPDGRCVSLLKVLLTNICIYDCAYCINRVSNDIPRAVFSPRELADITINFYKRNYIEGLFLSSGIVKNEDHTMTLILKALKILRYEYRFNGYIHVKLIPGCSMELVEQIVKLANRVSSNIELPSDKSLKLLAPNKTKEKVLQPLKFARDLSLAKEQKPIGMSTQLIVGATPESDRDILKLSSALYDKALLKRVYYSAYIPVNNDKNLPSTITKPPLLREHRLYQADWLLRFYDFSWDEIVTDEFPNLDEELDPKTFWALNNLKYFPMEINTASKEELLRIPGVGARGVMKILSARRFKRLTFDDLKKLKISIKKAKYFITCNKEFQRQVPFYRESLKLALTKPEPKKLIQPSLFDISSLTGEL; from the coding sequence ATGAAAACAGATATTTATGAAAAAATGGAAATCCTTAGTAATAGTGCAAAATATGATGTCTCTTGCTCTTCAAGTGGAGTTGAAACAAGCTTCAAAAAAGGAGAACTAGGAGCAACTCACACAAGTGGAATTTGCCACACTTTCACACCTGATGGAAGATGTGTTTCACTTCTAAAAGTATTACTTACAAATATTTGTATTTATGATTGTGCATATTGCATAAATCGTGTTTCAAACGATATTCCAAGAGCTGTTTTTAGCCCACGAGAACTTGCAGACATTACAATCAATTTTTATAAAAGAAACTATATTGAGGGACTATTTTTGAGTTCTGGAATTGTAAAAAACGAAGACCATACTATGACTTTGATTTTAAAAGCTTTAAAGATTTTACGATATGAATATAGATTTAATGGTTACATTCATGTAAAATTAATCCCTGGTTGTTCTATGGAATTGGTTGAGCAAATCGTAAAACTAGCAAATAGAGTAAGTTCAAATATAGAACTTCCAAGCGACAAATCTTTAAAACTTTTAGCACCAAATAAAACAAAAGAAAAAGTTTTACAACCACTAAAATTTGCAAGGGATTTAAGTCTTGCAAAAGAGCAAAAACCAATAGGAATGAGTACACAGTTAATCGTTGGAGCAACACCTGAAAGTGATAGGGATATTTTAAAACTTAGCTCTGCTTTATACGATAAAGCGCTTTTAAAAAGGGTTTATTATAGTGCTTATATTCCAGTAAACAATGACAAAAATCTTCCCTCAACAATCACAAAACCACCACTTTTAAGGGAACATCGACTTTATCAAGCTGATTGGTTGCTTAGATTTTATGACTTTTCTTGGGATGAGATAGTAACAGATGAGTTTCCAAATTTGGATGAAGAGTTAGACCCAAAAACATTTTGGGCATTGAATAATCTAAAATATTTTCCTATGGAAATAAACACAGCTTCAAAAGAGGAACTTCTTAGAATTCCAGGAGTTGGAGCAAGAGGTGTGATGAAGATTTTAAGTGCTAGAAGATTTAAAAGACTTACTTTTGATGATTTGAAAAAATTAAAAATTTCAATCAAAAAAGCAAAATACTTTATCACTTGCAACAAAGAGTTTCAAAGGCAAGTTCCATTTTATAGAGAAAGTCTAAAACTTGCACTTACTAAACCAGAACCAAAAAAACTAATCCAACCCTCACTTTTTGATATTAGTTCTCTAACAGGTGAATTATGA
- a CDS encoding TIGR03643 family protein, with protein sequence MYFEKKESLKLDFTKKAKKEKQDLTPFQEEDLNRLIEMAWQDRTTFDTIFELYGLTENQVKNKMRTLMKSSSFKMWRKRVQGKATKHKKKVSHKVIRFQGPW encoded by the coding sequence ATGTACTTTGAGAAAAAAGAGAGTTTGAAACTAGATTTTACAAAAAAAGCTAAAAAAGAAAAACAAGATTTAACTCCTTTTCAAGAAGAAGATTTAAATCGTTTGATTGAAATGGCATGGCAAGATAGAACTACTTTTGACACTATCTTTGAACTTTATGGTTTAACTGAAAATCAAGTAAAAAATAAAATGCGAACTTTGATGAAAAGTAGTAGTTTTAAAATGTGGAGAAAAAGAGTTCAAGGAAAAGCTACAAAACATAAGAAAAAAGTATCTCATAAAGTTATTAGATTTCAAGGTCCTTGGTAA
- a CDS encoding lipocalin family protein has protein sequence MLKFFKLLIITSFVFLFTACSSKNPPLQTVEKVELNKYLGTWYEIARYEHFFERDCKNVTANYSMMNEETIKVINRCTKIQTNDKKEAIGRAYAIDESNSKLKVSFFRPFYGDYWVLMLDENYEYAVVGTPSREYLWILARTSKLDEKIKKDILKKLPSLGFDSSKLIWTIQE, from the coding sequence ATGTTAAAGTTTTTCAAACTCCTAATCATCACATCTTTTGTATTTTTATTTACAGCTTGTTCTTCAAAAAATCCACCTCTACAAACTGTAGAAAAAGTAGAACTAAATAAGTATTTAGGTACTTGGTACGAAATAGCAAGGTATGAACATTTTTTTGAAAGAGATTGTAAAAATGTAACTGCAAACTACTCTATGATGAATGAAGAAACAATCAAAGTAATTAACAGATGTACAAAAATCCAAACAAATGATAAAAAAGAGGCTATTGGTAGAGCTTATGCTATAGATGAATCAAATAGCAAATTAAAAGTTAGTTTTTTTAGACCATTTTATGGTGATTATTGGGTTTTAATGCTTGATGAAAACTACGAATATGCCGTTGTTGGAACGCCAAGTAGAGAGTATCTTTGGATTTTAGCAAGAACTTCTAAACTAGATGAAAAAATCAAAAAAGATATCTTGAAAAAACTTCCAAGTTTAGGATTTGACAGTTCAAAATTAATCTGGACTATTCAGGAATAA
- a CDS encoding cryptochrome/photolyase family protein, producing MKTFILYPNQLFKNISNFVNKKVLLIEEPLFFTQYDFHIQKLVLHRASMKFYESYLKQNNILVEYFEDESYLELYKNEEVFVYELFDNYLEKKVYKNFSNITTIKNPNFINPKDKNKFLHKFYINRRKELDIFMQNGKPFFDKYSFDEDNRKKLPKEIKIPPTLAFENEFVKEALIYCKKFKSVGVCENFYYPTTFDEANIQLNYFLKEKFENFGSFQDAITKDIKQNFLFHSNISSSLNIGLLDLHELMEKIVNFDAPYNAKEGFIRQIIGWREFMLRVYEDDGILLRNSNFFKFKNSMPQKILEAKSGIKILDDTIKKLNLTAYNHHIERLMILGNIFLLLEIKPNEVYEFFMKNYIDAYDWVMVGNVYGMSGFSDGGSITTKPYIASSNYLLKMSDYDKKEEWCKIIDALYWRFLYKYSFKFDKNPRMKMQIALLNKMPKEKLENHLKIANEFLEKLFITD from the coding sequence ATGAAAACATTTATACTCTACCCAAACCAACTATTTAAAAACATATCAAACTTTGTAAATAAAAAAGTGCTTTTAATAGAAGAACCGTTATTTTTTACCCAATATGATTTTCATATTCAAAAGCTTGTGCTTCATAGAGCTTCGATGAAGTTTTATGAATCTTATTTAAAACAAAACAATATTTTAGTTGAGTATTTTGAAGATGAGAGTTATCTTGAACTTTATAAAAATGAAGAGGTTTTTGTTTATGAACTTTTTGATAATTATTTGGAAAAAAAGGTTTATAAAAACTTTTCAAACATCACAACAATCAAAAATCCAAACTTTATAAACCCAAAAGATAAAAACAAGTTTTTGCATAAGTTTTATATAAATAGAAGAAAAGAGTTGGATATTTTCATGCAAAATGGAAAACCTTTTTTTGATAAATATAGCTTTGATGAGGATAATAGAAAAAAACTTCCAAAGGAGATAAAAATTCCCCCTACTTTAGCTTTTGAAAATGAGTTTGTAAAAGAGGCTTTGATTTACTGTAAAAAATTTAAAAGTGTTGGAGTTTGTGAGAACTTTTATTATCCTACAACTTTTGATGAAGCAAATATCCAACTAAACTATTTTTTAAAAGAGAAATTTGAAAATTTTGGCTCTTTTCAAGATGCAATTACAAAAGATATAAAACAAAACTTTTTATTTCATTCAAATATTTCAAGTAGTTTAAATATTGGTTTACTTGATTTACATGAGTTAATGGAAAAAATAGTAAATTTTGATGCTCCATACAATGCAAAAGAAGGCTTTATAAGACAAATCATCGGTTGGAGGGAATTTATGCTTCGAGTTTATGAAGATGATGGGATACTCTTGAGAAATTCAAACTTTTTTAAGTTTAAAAACTCTATGCCACAAAAAATTTTAGAAGCTAAAAGTGGTATAAAAATACTTGATGACACAATCAAAAAACTAAATCTTACAGCTTATAATCACCACATAGAAAGGCTTATGATTTTAGGAAATATTTTTTTATTACTTGAGATTAAACCAAATGAAGTTTATGAGTTTTTTATGAAAAATTACATCGATGCTTACGATTGGGTGATGGTTGGAAATGTTTATGGAATGAGTGGTTTTAGTGATGGGGGAAGTATCACTACAAAGCCTTATATAGCAAGTTCAAACTATCTTTTAAAGATGAGTGATTATGATAAAAAAGAAGAGTGGTGCAAGATTATAGATGCACTTTATTGGAGATTTTTATATAAATATTCTTTTAAATTTGACAAAAATCCACGAATGAAAATGCAAATAGCACTTCTAAATAAAATGCCCAAAGAAAAGCTAGAAAATCATCTAAAAATCGCAAATGAATTTTTAGAAAAACTTTTCATTACAGATTGA
- a CDS encoding TIGR03915 family putative DNA repair protein, with protein sequence MILIYDGSFEGFLTLVYEVYYKKLKPTKIYKTLPNEIIFEKILEIETSKEKYEKVFNALKIKFQKDCFEKILNIFMCDSKEFEMALLEYIIIGFKDSKQLYNINNSCVFYLNSLEKELFRLVHKMYAFIRFEELEDGTLYGKIESKFNVVYFLGKHFLKRFNNQNFIIHDLDRKLAFVKIDEEFSIQEIAYFDEPIYSSNEEKFQKLWKSFFRGVTIKERINLKLQQNLVPLVYRTYMSEFFD encoded by the coding sequence ATGATTTTAATTTATGATGGAAGTTTTGAAGGATTTTTAACTTTAGTTTATGAAGTTTATTATAAAAAATTAAAACCTACAAAAATTTATAAAACTCTTCCAAATGAAATTATTTTTGAAAAAATATTAGAAATAGAAACTTCAAAAGAGAAATATGAAAAAGTTTTTAATGCACTAAAAATAAAGTTTCAAAAAGATTGTTTTGAAAAGATACTAAATATTTTTATGTGTGATTCAAAAGAGTTTGAAATGGCTCTTTTAGAGTATATTATCATTGGATTTAAAGATTCAAAACAACTATACAATATAAATAATTCTTGCGTTTTTTACCTAAATTCACTTGAAAAAGAGTTATTTAGGCTAGTTCATAAAATGTATGCTTTTATTAGATTTGAAGAGCTTGAAGATGGCACTTTATATGGAAAAATAGAATCAAAATTTAATGTAGTTTATTTTTTAGGAAAACACTTTTTAAAAAGATTCAATAATCAAAATTTCATAATCCACGACCTAGATAGAAAGTTAGCATTTGTAAAAATAGATGAAGAGTTTTCTATACAAGAAATTGCTTATTTTGATGAACCAATCTATTCTTCAAATGAAGAAAAATTCCAAAAGCTTTGGAAGAGTTTTTTTAGAGGAGTTACAATAAAAGAGAGAATAAATCTAAAACTACAACAAAATTTAGTCCCACTTGTCTATAGAACATATATGAGTGAATTTTTCGATTAA